From Pelomicrobium methylotrophicum, one genomic window encodes:
- the pgsA gene encoding CDP-diacylglycerol--glycerol-3-phosphate 3-phosphatidyltransferase has translation MTLNIPNLLTWLRILLIPVFVGVFYFSNYALSPQHKNIAAAFIFALAAITDWLDGYLARALRQTSAFGAFLDPVADKLMVAAALIVLVELGRVHALIALIIIGREIAISALREWMARIGESKSVAVSLLGKIKTVAQMAAILLLLYQDHLVLGVTGQGLGTVLIYLAAGLTLLSMAYYLKMALPRVADRV, from the coding sequence ATGACGCTCAATATTCCCAACCTTCTCACCTGGCTGCGGATCTTGCTGATTCCGGTATTCGTCGGTGTTTTCTATTTCTCCAACTACGCGCTGAGCCCCCAGCATAAGAACATCGCAGCAGCGTTCATCTTTGCCTTGGCAGCCATCACTGACTGGCTGGACGGCTACCTGGCCCGGGCCCTGCGGCAGACCTCGGCGTTTGGCGCGTTCCTCGATCCGGTGGCTGACAAGCTGATGGTCGCTGCGGCCCTCATCGTCCTGGTGGAACTGGGAAGAGTCCACGCGCTCATCGCCCTCATCATCATCGGGCGGGAGATTGCGATCTCCGCGCTCCGGGAATGGATGGCACGCATCGGGGAAAGCAAGAGCGTCGCGGTGTCCCTGCTGGGCAAGATCAAAACGGTGGCCCAGATGGCGGCGATCCTGTTGCTGCTCTATCAGGATCACCTGGTTTTAGGTGTGACGGGGCAGGGTCTTGGGACGGTCTTGATCTATCTGGCGGCCGGCCTCACCCTGTTATCGATGGCCTATTATCTGAAGATGGCTTTGCCCCGGGTCGCAGACCGGGTTTGA
- a CDS encoding sigma-70 family RNA polymerase sigma factor, with the protein MLNRTRSDATDEQLLAAVARGEEAALRELHRRHASAAVRFAWRVLGDVADAEEAVADAFCDIWRKACRFNGGSRVRTWLLGIVRYKALDILRRSRGSAMEAFDDEAADPRDADSAPDPEDCLALRQDTERLQRCFERLSPAQREALYLAVVEGLTVAEIARIQDVPPGTVATRIHHARRKLRECAQGE; encoded by the coding sequence ATGCTCAACCGCACCCGCAGCGACGCTACGGACGAACAATTGCTGGCTGCCGTGGCCCGAGGCGAGGAGGCGGCGTTGCGCGAGCTGCACCGCCGGCACGCCAGCGCCGCGGTGCGCTTTGCTTGGCGCGTGCTGGGCGATGTGGCCGATGCCGAAGAGGCCGTCGCCGATGCGTTTTGCGATATCTGGCGAAAGGCCTGCCGTTTCAACGGCGGCTCGCGCGTGCGCACCTGGCTGCTGGGTATCGTGCGCTACAAGGCGCTGGATATCCTGCGGCGCAGCCGCGGCAGCGCGATGGAGGCGTTCGACGACGAGGCCGCGGACCCACGGGACGCCGATTCTGCGCCCGACCCAGAAGACTGCTTGGCGTTGCGGCAAGACACCGAGCGCTTGCAGCGCTGCTTCGAGCGGCTCAGCCCGGCCCAGCGCGAGGCATTGTACCTGGCGGTGGTGGAAGGCCTGACGGTGGCCGAGATCGCGCGCATCCAGGACGTGCCGCCGGGAACGGTCGCCACGCGCATCCACCACGCGCGACGCAAGCTGCGCGAGTGTGCGCAAGGCGAGTGA
- a CDS encoding CsgG/HfaB family protein, protein MKDLPSRPRRLRRCAAAAAWQAVVALAIAALVVGCSTTPTLGGDDLMTAGAAGGERAVEAAEQLERCTEPLGTVGLTDTGDPFVPIVRMIVQQSNCFIVVERGRAYNNVDFERQLKQAGLTRNAQAQERTGGALLSADYTLVPSVTFAEPSGFALSTGLGGLFGRSSNKMDTSAQVQALGASTTLLLLDNASGAQIVAAQGSAKNYNLGAGVGVLGGLIAGVNAYANTPQGKIVAAAFLDAYNKLVLAARQYAPQKAQGAVGQGGKLKGP, encoded by the coding sequence ATGAAGGATTTACCGAGTCGGCCAAGACGGCTGCGCCGCTGCGCCGCAGCCGCCGCGTGGCAGGCGGTGGTCGCGCTGGCTATCGCAGCGCTCGTGGTCGGCTGTTCGACCACGCCCACCTTGGGTGGCGACGATCTCATGACGGCGGGCGCCGCCGGGGGCGAGCGGGCGGTGGAAGCGGCCGAGCAACTGGAGCGCTGCACGGAGCCGCTGGGCACCGTGGGCTTGACCGACACCGGCGACCCGTTTGTTCCTATCGTGCGCATGATCGTCCAGCAGTCGAATTGCTTTATCGTCGTCGAGCGCGGGCGCGCCTACAACAACGTGGACTTCGAGCGGCAGCTCAAACAGGCGGGCCTCACCCGCAACGCGCAGGCGCAAGAGCGGACGGGCGGTGCGTTGCTTTCGGCCGACTACACCCTCGTGCCCTCGGTCACCTTCGCCGAACCTTCAGGATTTGCCTTGAGCACCGGGCTGGGCGGGTTGTTCGGCCGCAGTTCGAACAAGATGGACACCTCCGCCCAAGTCCAGGCCTTGGGGGCATCGACGACCCTGCTGTTGCTGGACAACGCGAGTGGCGCGCAGATCGTGGCCGCGCAAGGCAGCGCCAAGAACTACAACCTGGGCGCGGGCGTGGGCGTGTTGGGCGGTCTGATTGCCGGCGTCAACGCCTATGCCAACACGCCGCAGGGCAAGATCGTGGCGGCGGCGTTCCTGGATGCCTACAACAAGCTTGTGCTCGCCGCCCGGCAATACGCCCCGCAAAAGGCTCAGGGGGCCGTCGGACAAGGCGGCAAACTCAAAGGACCGTAA
- a CDS encoding IS630 family transposase, producing MDAQAGAPADREALRHQVQRGPSLAHSGCHGFLQPEAREACHRAQRGSRGALEEAHLACAQKKARREGRVIVFIDESGLSERPTRVRTWAPKGQTPVIQFHFNWKQLSMIAGVSFTNAYFRLHEGSIKSAQIVDFLEELVRQIGRKLLIIWDGLKAHRSRVVRDYVDGLDGKIELAFLPPYAPELNPVEYLWAWLKRHALANYCPDSLAELATTARGKLRSAQRRTTLIAAFWKQAELF from the coding sequence GTGGACGCTCAAGCGGGTGCGCCTGCTGATCGAGAAGCGCTTCGGCATCAAGTACAGCGAGGTCCAAGTCTGGCGCATTCTGGGTGCCATGGGTTTCTCCAACCAGAAGCCCGAGAGGCGTGCCATCGAGCGCAACGAGGAAGCCGTGGCGCATTGGAAGAAGCGCACTTGGCCTGTGCTCAAAAAAAAGCCCGGCGGGAAGGCCGCGTAATCGTCTTCATCGACGAATCTGGTCTGTCCGAGCGGCCTACGCGCGTTCGCACCTGGGCGCCCAAGGGGCAGACGCCGGTGATTCAGTTCCACTTCAACTGGAAGCAACTGTCGATGATCGCCGGGGTGAGCTTCACGAACGCCTACTTCCGGCTGCATGAGGGATCGATCAAGAGTGCGCAGATCGTCGATTTCCTGGAAGAACTGGTCAGGCAGATCGGTCGCAAGCTCCTGATCATCTGGGACGGACTCAAGGCGCACCGCTCCCGTGTTGTGCGGGACTACGTCGATGGTCTCGATGGAAAGATCGAATTGGCCTTTCTGCCACCCTACGCGCCGGAGCTCAACCCGGTCGAGTATCTGTGGGCCTGGCTCAAGCGTCATGCCTTGGCGAACTACTGCCCCGATTCCCTTGCCGAACTGGCCACGACTGCACGTGGCAAGCTCAGGTCGGCGCAACGGCGTACCACCCTCATCGCCGCCTTCTGGAAACAGGCTGAATTGTTCTGA
- a CDS encoding S8 family serine peptidase, with the protein MKPVRRLRRLAAALAVAVAGAAWAQQGVPESPSPRGGAHGGIGIQVDLGALWRAIASRRPAGQEDAYVPGQIVGVWGDDEPLDAESIARAVGARLLGSQRLDALALVLVVLEVPEDQTDAALQRLRARFPAAVFDRHVIYTAAEGPHEASRQPLRYSARLIKAPEVPPRLSAPVRIGIVDGAPDPAIGLEAESIALLPLVEAPAGVEHATAVACLLACAPATGAPGLARGAGLVFAAVLAADRSGRARSDTYTVARGLDALVGRRVELVHMSLGGAADAVLARVVERVLPKVRGFVAAGGNGGPEGPAPFPATHPGVIAVAAVDADAKPWRGGTRGPHIAIAAPGVDLWLPVGGGRYFTGTSFAAPFVTAALAVRASHGQSTEATALCMDAIDLPPAGRDDATGCGLLQWPRVKDPKNN; encoded by the coding sequence ATGAAGCCGGTGCGCCGCTTGCGCCGGCTGGCCGCCGCCCTGGCCGTGGCGGTGGCGGGCGCGGCTTGGGCGCAGCAGGGGGTGCCCGAATCGCCATCACCGCGCGGCGGCGCCCACGGCGGCATCGGCATCCAGGTGGACCTCGGCGCCCTATGGCGTGCGATCGCCTCGCGCCGGCCGGCCGGGCAGGAAGACGCCTACGTCCCCGGCCAGATCGTCGGCGTCTGGGGTGATGACGAACCGCTCGATGCGGAGTCAATCGCCCGTGCGGTCGGCGCCCGGCTGTTGGGCTCGCAACGCTTGGACGCGCTGGCGTTGGTGCTGGTCGTCCTGGAGGTGCCGGAGGATCAAACCGACGCGGCCCTGCAACGGCTTCGCGCGCGCTTTCCCGCGGCGGTGTTCGACCGTCACGTCATCTACACGGCGGCCGAAGGCCCCCATGAGGCCAGCCGCCAGCCCCTGCGCTATAGCGCGCGGCTCATCAAGGCGCCCGAGGTGCCGCCGCGGCTCTCCGCGCCGGTGCGCATCGGCATCGTGGACGGTGCGCCCGATCCCGCCATCGGCCTGGAGGCGGAAAGCATCGCCCTGCTGCCCCTGGTCGAGGCGCCCGCGGGGGTGGAGCACGCCACTGCGGTGGCCTGCCTGCTCGCCTGCGCGCCCGCCACCGGCGCGCCGGGTCTCGCGCGTGGCGCGGGCCTGGTGTTTGCCGCGGTGCTGGCGGCCGACCGCTCAGGCCGGGCACGCAGCGACACCTACACCGTCGCGCGTGGGCTCGACGCCCTGGTGGGCCGGCGGGTGGAGCTGGTGCACATGAGCCTGGGCGGCGCGGCGGATGCCGTGCTCGCCCGCGTGGTGGAGCGCGTGTTGCCCAAGGTGCGGGGCTTCGTCGCCGCCGGCGGCAACGGCGGACCGGAAGGCCCTGCGCCGTTTCCGGCCACCCACCCCGGCGTGATCGCCGTGGCGGCGGTGGACGCCGACGCCAAGCCCTGGCGCGGCGGCACCCGCGGCCCCCACATCGCCATCGCCGCGCCCGGTGTGGACCTGTGGCTGCCGGTGGGCGGCGGACGATATTTCACCGGCACGTCCTTTGCGGCGCCTTTTGTGACGGCCGCGCTGGCCGTGCGGGCCTCCCATGGGCAATCCACGGAAGCGACCGCCCTGTGCATGGATGCGATCGACCTGCCCCCGGCCGGTCGCGACGACGCCACCGGCTGCGGCCTGCTGCAGTGGCCGCGCGTAAAGGATCCGAAAAACAATTGA
- a CDS encoding PepSY domain-containing protein, which translates to MKRSTQALTALSLVAALGTGTALATGAIDFPDEVKSSSIKLPRGVESQAEFAKHAKVAQQEAEAAALAALSGEVVKAKLDDEDGYLVWQIDVKHATGVTEVAVDAGNAKVLAMEAEDDDDHEDRNERR; encoded by the coding sequence ATGAAACGCAGCACTCAAGCCCTTACCGCCCTGAGCCTCGTCGCCGCACTGGGCACTGGCACGGCCCTTGCCACTGGCGCGATCGACTTCCCGGACGAGGTAAAGTCCTCCAGCATCAAGCTGCCGCGTGGCGTCGAATCGCAGGCCGAATTCGCCAAGCACGCCAAGGTCGCGCAACAGGAAGCCGAAGCGGCCGCGCTCGCCGCCCTGTCGGGCGAGGTGGTCAAGGCCAAGCTCGACGACGAAGACGGTTACCTGGTCTGGCAGATCGACGTCAAGCACGCCACAGGCGTCACCGAAGTCGCCGTCGATGCCGGTAACGCCAAGGTCCTCGCCATGGAGGCCGAGGATGATGACGACCACGAGGATCGAAACGAGCGCCGTTGA
- a CDS encoding response regulator transcription factor — MHLLIVEDDRAAADYLRQGLTEAGHVVDVAFDGESGLMLALEGRHDVLVVDRMLPRRDGLTLIRMLRAGGSTTPVLVLSALGQVDQRVEGLRAGGDDYLVKPYAFSELLARVEALGRRGHSPNAAAPSVLRVADLEYDLERRRVTRAGRLIRLQPRELRLLEYLMRRAGRVVTRTMLLEQVWDLSFDPQTNVVDSQISRLRAKIDRDFDRPLLHTLRGIGYRLGDET; from the coding sequence ATGCATCTGCTCATCGTCGAAGACGATCGCGCCGCCGCCGACTATTTGCGTCAGGGCCTGACCGAGGCGGGGCATGTGGTGGACGTGGCCTTCGATGGCGAGAGCGGATTGATGCTGGCGCTGGAGGGCAGGCATGACGTGCTGGTGGTCGATCGCATGCTGCCGCGCCGCGACGGTTTGACCCTCATCCGCATGCTGCGCGCCGGTGGATCGACCACCCCGGTGCTGGTGCTTTCCGCCCTGGGGCAGGTGGATCAGCGCGTCGAGGGCTTGCGCGCCGGTGGCGACGATTATCTAGTCAAGCCCTACGCCTTCAGCGAATTGCTCGCCCGCGTCGAGGCCCTGGGCCGGCGCGGACATTCGCCCAACGCCGCGGCACCGAGCGTGCTCAGGGTGGCCGATCTGGAGTACGACCTGGAACGGCGGCGCGTCACTCGCGCCGGTCGTCTCATCCGTCTGCAGCCGCGCGAGCTGCGCCTGCTCGAATACCTCATGCGCCGCGCCGGGCGGGTGGTCACTCGCACCATGCTGCTGGAGCAGGTGTGGGACTTGAGCTTCGACCCGCAGACCAACGTGGTGGACAGCCAAATCAGCCGCCTGCGTGCCAAGATCGATCGCGATTTCGACCGCCCCCTGCTGCATACCCTGCGCGGCATCGGCTACCGGCTGGGAGATGAGACCTGA